A window of Streptomyces marispadix contains these coding sequences:
- a CDS encoding amino acid permease: MVSLETRQVGEAGEAQGGGPDEEYERGLGSRQVQMIAIGGAIGVGLFMGAGANIAKAGPSIVLMYALAGAVVFLIMRALGELLLYRPVSGSFAEYAREFLGPFFGFATGWTYWLNWVVTGMAELTAAAIYIHFWFPAIPQWISALTFLVVLFGVNLISVKIFGEVEFWFSMVKVTAIIGMIVIGLGVLTLGFSEVGDTASPTNLYAHDGFFPNGIGSSLMTLQGVMFAYLAVELVGVTAGESENPEKTLPKAINTLPWRIIFFYVGALLVILSVVKWTEFSEGESPFVHAFSEMGIPLAAGVVNFVVLTAALSSCNSGMYSTGRMLRDLAANDQAPKVFGRLNSRKSPAVGISASVALMGVGVVLNYLVPEKAFGYVTSVATTAGIWTWMVILASHIRYRLALKAGRLHRSPFPAPGGAVASAAALCFLLLVTCLIAYDSEARISLYVGAVWAVLLVGGWVRLRGRETKSAPVARSSQGPEGPDDQAGGGGSDGSLVSGVK, from the coding sequence ATGGTCTCGTTGGAAACAAGGCAAGTCGGAGAGGCCGGGGAAGCCCAAGGCGGCGGACCCGACGAGGAATACGAACGCGGGCTGGGCTCACGTCAGGTCCAGATGATCGCGATCGGCGGCGCCATCGGCGTGGGCCTCTTCATGGGGGCCGGCGCGAACATCGCCAAAGCAGGCCCCAGCATCGTATTGATGTACGCGCTCGCGGGCGCCGTGGTATTCCTCATCATGCGTGCGCTCGGCGAACTCCTGCTGTACCGGCCGGTCTCCGGAAGTTTCGCGGAATACGCCCGTGAATTCCTCGGCCCGTTCTTCGGTTTCGCGACGGGCTGGACGTACTGGCTCAACTGGGTCGTCACAGGAATGGCCGAACTGACCGCGGCGGCGATCTACATACACTTCTGGTTCCCCGCCATTCCGCAGTGGATCAGCGCACTGACGTTCCTGGTCGTGCTCTTCGGGGTCAATCTGATCTCGGTGAAGATATTCGGCGAGGTCGAGTTCTGGTTCTCGATGGTCAAGGTCACGGCCATCATCGGAATGATCGTGATCGGTCTCGGCGTGCTCACCCTCGGCTTCTCCGAGGTCGGCGACACCGCGTCTCCCACGAATCTCTACGCCCACGACGGCTTCTTCCCCAACGGCATCGGCTCCAGCCTGATGACCCTTCAGGGCGTGATGTTCGCCTACCTCGCCGTCGAACTCGTCGGCGTCACCGCGGGCGAGTCCGAGAACCCGGAGAAGACCCTGCCCAAGGCCATCAACACCCTGCCCTGGCGCATCATCTTCTTCTACGTCGGTGCGCTGCTGGTGATCCTCTCGGTCGTGAAGTGGACCGAATTCTCCGAGGGTGAGAGCCCGTTCGTGCACGCCTTCTCCGAGATGGGCATTCCGCTCGCCGCCGGCGTCGTCAACTTCGTCGTCCTCACCGCGGCACTGTCGTCCTGCAACTCCGGCATGTACTCCACGGGCCGCATGCTGCGCGACCTCGCCGCGAACGACCAGGCCCCGAAGGTCTTCGGACGGCTCAACTCGCGGAAGTCGCCCGCCGTCGGCATCTCCGCTTCCGTCGCGCTGATGGGCGTAGGCGTCGTACTCAACTACCTGGTGCCGGAGAAGGCGTTCGGCTACGTCACCTCGGTGGCCACCACCGCGGGAATCTGGACGTGGATGGTGATTCTCGCCAGTCACATCCGCTACCGGCTGGCGCTGAAGGCGGGACGGCTGCACCGCTCGCCGTTCCCCGCGCCGGGCGGCGCCGTCGCGAGCGCGGCCGCACTGTGCTTCCTGCTGCTGGTGACCTGCCTCATCGCCTACGACTCGGAGGCACGTATCTCCCTCTACGTAGGGGCGGTCTGGGCGGTGCTGCTCGTGGGCGGCTGGGTAAGGCTGCGCGGGCGCGAGACCAAGTCGGCTCCGGTGGCGCGGTCTTCGCAGGGGCCGGAGGGTCCGGACGATCAGGCAGGGGGCGGCGGTTCGGACGGGTCGCTCGTCTCCGGGGTCAAGTAG
- a CDS encoding DUF2238 domain-containing protein: protein MSTALIVSGVAPYDRATWLMETFWVVLGVPLLVLLWRRFPLTRLLCCLLALHAGVLVLGGHYTYARVPAGEWLQDGLGLARNPYDRIGHFVQGFVPAILWREILARRSPLRGSRWLAPLVVCGCLAFSAFFELIEWWAALIGGSGADDFLATQGDVWDTQWDMFLALVGATSSLLLLGKWHDRQLARLAPERIE from the coding sequence GTGTCGACGGCACTGATCGTCTCGGGCGTCGCCCCGTACGACCGCGCGACCTGGCTCATGGAGACGTTCTGGGTCGTGCTCGGCGTCCCCCTGCTCGTACTGCTGTGGCGGCGCTTCCCGCTGACCCGGCTGCTGTGCTGCCTGCTCGCGCTGCACGCCGGCGTCCTCGTGCTCGGCGGCCACTACACCTACGCACGTGTACCGGCGGGCGAATGGCTTCAGGACGGTCTCGGCCTCGCACGCAACCCGTACGACCGCATCGGGCACTTCGTGCAGGGTTTCGTGCCCGCGATCCTGTGGAGGGAGATCCTCGCCCGGCGTTCGCCGCTGCGCGGCAGCCGCTGGCTCGCGCCGCTCGTCGTCTGCGGCTGTCTGGCCTTCAGCGCCTTCTTCGAACTGATCGAGTGGTGGGCGGCGTTGATCGGGGGTTCAGGGGCGGACGACTTCCTCGCGACGCAAGGCGATGTGTGGGACACCCAGTGGGACATGTTCCTGGCGCTCGTCGGGGCGACGTCGTCGCTGCTTCTGCTCGGCAAGTGGCACGACAGGCAACTCGCGCGGCTGGCGCCGGAGCGTATCGAGTAA
- a CDS encoding amino acid permease produces MPVEHVLERTRQNTLKRRLTALSLAGFGVGVIIGTGIFTLVGVEAKEHAGPAVVVSFVIAGLVASLAALCYAELASSVPTAGSAYTYAFATLGELFAWIIGWDLLLEFALGAAVVSRSWSGYVANLLHLPAGWFGEEATVNVGAIFIIAVLTVVAVAGIRESSRLTNALVVIKVSVCVLIVVAGLFFVRGANLQPFVPPAQPAESSASVVDQPLIQAVAGLEQSVYGFGGVLTAAAVVFFAYTGFEALANLGEETRDPKRDLPRGLLGSLAVCTVLYVAVALILSAVVDYRKIDVGAPIAAAFQDVGAPWVGALVGLGAVTGLTSVMMVELVTLGRIGFAMSRDGLLPRRFSEVHPKWRTPHRMTIAIALVIMVLAGFVPIAELADMVSIGALSGFLIVALAVPVLRRRNPGLQRPFRMPLSPVLPLVTAAACLYLMVNLDVFTWLRFGVWLLLGLAIYFGYGRRHSVLAGRTEKGTGLKETP; encoded by the coding sequence ATGCCTGTCGAGCACGTTCTCGAACGAACCAGGCAGAACACACTCAAACGCCGCCTCACCGCCCTGTCTCTCGCGGGATTCGGGGTCGGAGTCATCATCGGCACCGGCATCTTCACGCTGGTCGGCGTCGAAGCGAAGGAGCACGCGGGACCGGCGGTCGTCGTCTCCTTCGTGATCGCGGGCCTGGTCGCATCGCTCGCGGCGCTGTGCTACGCCGAACTGGCCTCGTCCGTCCCGACCGCCGGCAGCGCCTACACCTACGCCTTCGCCACCCTCGGCGAGCTGTTCGCCTGGATCATCGGCTGGGACCTGCTGCTGGAGTTCGCGCTCGGCGCCGCGGTCGTCTCCCGTAGCTGGTCCGGCTATGTCGCCAACCTGCTGCATCTGCCCGCCGGTTGGTTCGGCGAAGAGGCCACGGTCAACGTCGGGGCGATCTTCATCATCGCCGTGCTCACGGTCGTCGCCGTCGCGGGCATCCGCGAGTCCTCACGGCTCACCAACGCACTCGTCGTGATCAAGGTGTCCGTGTGCGTGCTGATCGTCGTCGCGGGGCTCTTCTTCGTACGGGGCGCCAACCTTCAGCCGTTCGTGCCGCCCGCACAGCCCGCCGAGTCCAGTGCGAGCGTCGTCGACCAGCCGCTGATCCAGGCCGTGGCCGGTCTCGAGCAGTCCGTCTACGGCTTCGGGGGCGTGCTGACCGCGGCAGCCGTCGTCTTCTTCGCGTACACGGGCTTCGAGGCGCTGGCCAACCTGGGGGAGGAGACCCGCGATCCGAAGCGTGACCTTCCGCGCGGCCTGCTCGGCAGCCTCGCCGTCTGCACCGTGCTCTACGTCGCGGTCGCGCTGATCCTCAGCGCCGTCGTCGACTACCGCAAGATCGACGTGGGGGCGCCGATCGCCGCCGCATTCCAGGACGTCGGAGCGCCCTGGGTCGGTGCACTGGTGGGACTGGGGGCGGTGACCGGGCTGACGTCGGTGATGATGGTCGAGCTGGTCACCCTCGGCAGGATCGGCTTCGCGATGAGCCGCGACGGCCTGCTGCCGCGCCGGTTCTCCGAGGTGCACCCGAAGTGGCGCACCCCGCACCGGATGACCATCGCCATCGCCCTGGTGATCATGGTCCTCGCCGGTTTCGTGCCCATCGCCGAACTCGCCGACATGGTCAGCATCGGCGCCCTGTCCGGCTTCCTGATCGTGGCCCTCGCCGTACCGGTGCTGCGCCGCCGCAACCCCGGCCTCCAGCGGCCCTTCCGCATGCCGCTGTCGCCGGTGCTGCCCCTGGTCACCGCGGCGGCCTGCCTGTATCTGATGGTGAACCTCGACGTCTTCACCTGGCTGAGGTTCGGGGTGTGGCTGCTGCTGGGCCTGGCGATCTACTTCGGCTACGGGCGCAGGCACTCGGTGCTGGCGGGCCGTACAGAGAAGGGAACGGGGCTCAAGGAGACGCCGTGA
- a CDS encoding excalibur calcium-binding domain-containing protein, with translation MKIRTSASALVAAGALGLALVPSVAVAHDGGHPFENCSAAYDAGYSNIRQGDEHYGKHLDRDGDGVGCDQPPADFVPAKDRDGDEDSGKPAKPAKQDGGGLAETGGDSTPYIAAAGGLVLVAGAGVLVATRSRRSAD, from the coding sequence ATGAAGATCCGCACATCGGCCTCGGCGTTGGTCGCCGCGGGCGCACTGGGGTTGGCGCTCGTACCGTCCGTGGCCGTCGCGCACGACGGCGGCCACCCGTTCGAGAACTGCTCCGCCGCCTACGACGCGGGCTACTCCAACATCCGCCAGGGCGACGAGCACTACGGCAAGCACCTGGACCGTGACGGCGACGGCGTCGGCTGCGACCAGCCGCCCGCCGACTTCGTACCGGCGAAGGACCGCGACGGCGACGAGGACTCCGGCAAGCCCGCGAAGCCCGCGAAACAGGACGGCGGCGGGCTGGCCGAGACCGGCGGCGACTCGACGCCGTACATCGCCGCGGCGGGCGGACTGGTGCTCGTCGCGGGTGCGGGCGTGCTCGTGGCGACGCGCAGCCGGCGCTCGGCCGACTAG
- a CDS encoding TauD/TfdA dioxygenase family protein, with protein MTKQTTRPAAPSPARATTRPPHAAFGAVLEAAVPQERIADLPVGELRELVREHRLLLLRGFSGFADAAELTAYCARWGEISMWPFGAVLELVEHENPGDHIFDHRHVPLHWDGMYRPEVPEFQIFHCVSAPGRDQGGGTVFSDTSSVVREAAPGERELWERVSGTYRRRMEYYDSVAVSPVVTSHPVTGEPVIRYNEPVAPDDEFINHPDLEFSGLPGELLDDFHRGLSEALRAPGHSYTHRWQTGDLVVADNYTLLHGREAFTSRAPRHLRRVHVLGDPPLRNPALRSGG; from the coding sequence TTGACGAAGCAGACGACCCGCCCGGCAGCGCCCTCGCCCGCCCGCGCCACCACACGTCCGCCGCACGCCGCCTTCGGTGCCGTACTGGAAGCCGCCGTACCGCAGGAGCGCATCGCGGACCTCCCCGTCGGCGAACTCCGTGAACTCGTCCGCGAACACCGTCTGTTGCTGCTGCGGGGCTTCAGCGGCTTTGCCGACGCCGCGGAACTCACCGCCTACTGCGCACGCTGGGGCGAGATCAGCATGTGGCCGTTCGGCGCGGTGCTCGAACTCGTCGAGCACGAGAACCCCGGTGACCACATCTTCGACCACCGCCATGTGCCGCTGCACTGGGACGGTATGTACCGCCCGGAGGTGCCGGAGTTCCAGATCTTCCACTGTGTGAGCGCACCCGGCCGCGACCAGGGCGGCGGCACGGTCTTCTCGGACACGTCCTCCGTGGTGCGCGAAGCCGCCCCCGGCGAACGGGAGTTGTGGGAGCGGGTGAGCGGAACGTACCGCCGCAGGATGGAGTACTACGACAGCGTCGCCGTCTCCCCCGTCGTCACCTCGCACCCCGTGACGGGCGAGCCGGTGATCCGCTACAACGAACCCGTCGCTCCCGACGACGAGTTCATCAACCACCCGGACCTGGAGTTCAGCGGGCTCCCGGGCGAACTCCTGGACGACTTCCACCGCGGACTGAGCGAAGCGCTGCGCGCACCCGGGCACTCGTACACGCATCGATGGCAGACGGGCGACCTGGTCGTCGCCGACAACTACACGCTGCTGCACGGCCGTGAGGCGTTCACGAGCCGGGCACCGCGCCATCTGCGCCGCGTCCACGTGCTCGGCGATCCTCCGTTGCGCAACCCGGCGCTGCGTTCCGGGGGCTGA
- a CDS encoding L-tyrosine/L-tryptophan isonitrile synthase family protein, with protein sequence MLASHALPALPPSPSPSGSPSPSAYGAGTGDGAGSPRERAREIARLLLRHQRRADGAARQPGECREFPCGACEETQARVIEPFVREGRPVRLLLPAFPGKSPNRAKVLGTLPDLAEEAALEFLDLLAARIRAVHPPGAEIVICSDGRVFSDAVRIPDEDITAYHDVLRSMVAALPGRAVSVFTLDQAPGFAALGHEEMRAILTERHAVPLESLRARIRQGEDLPLYRAITRFLFEDGNTPEYGGSRAALQREARRRAYVVIQRSKAWGDFVAQQFPGSVRLSIHPQPCSAAKLGVRLGESTGAWLTPWHGVAVDVGRRVVLMKRAEAERLGCRLVERDGRPSHYVLREPAAVADEFAPGAVLRDEDATAGTAAVPASASPDSRKEQ encoded by the coding sequence ATGCTCGCTTCGCATGCCCTGCCTGCCCTGCCCCCGTCCCCCTCTCCATCGGGGTCCCCGTCTCCATCCGCGTACGGGGCCGGTACCGGCGACGGAGCCGGAAGCCCCAGGGAGCGGGCCCGTGAGATCGCCCGGCTGCTGCTGCGCCATCAGCGCCGGGCCGACGGCGCCGCCCGGCAGCCCGGCGAGTGCCGCGAATTCCCCTGCGGCGCCTGCGAGGAGACCCAGGCCCGCGTGATCGAGCCCTTCGTACGCGAGGGGCGCCCCGTCCGTCTGCTGCTGCCGGCCTTCCCGGGCAAGTCGCCCAACCGCGCGAAGGTGCTGGGGACGCTGCCGGATCTCGCCGAGGAAGCAGCCCTGGAATTCCTCGACTTGCTGGCGGCGCGGATCAGGGCGGTCCATCCGCCGGGTGCGGAGATCGTCATCTGCTCGGACGGCCGCGTCTTCAGCGACGCCGTACGGATACCCGACGAGGACATCACGGCGTACCACGACGTGCTGCGCTCGATGGTCGCCGCGCTTCCGGGCCGTGCGGTCTCGGTCTTCACACTCGACCAGGCACCCGGGTTCGCCGCGCTCGGACACGAGGAGATGCGCGCGATCCTCACCGAGCGTCATGCCGTGCCGCTGGAGTCGCTGCGCGCCCGCATACGGCAGGGCGAGGATCTGCCGCTGTACCGGGCCATCACCCGCTTCCTCTTCGAGGACGGCAACACGCCCGAGTACGGCGGCAGTCGAGCGGCGCTGCAACGGGAGGCGCGGCGGCGCGCATACGTCGTCATTCAACGCAGCAAGGCCTGGGGGGACTTCGTCGCGCAGCAGTTCCCGGGGTCGGTGCGGCTGTCCATCCATCCGCAGCCCTGCTCCGCGGCGAAGCTGGGCGTCCGCCTGGGCGAGTCCACCGGAGCATGGCTCACTCCCTGGCACGGCGTGGCCGTGGACGTCGGGCGACGGGTCGTGCTGATGAAACGTGCCGAGGCCGAGCGTCTCGGCTGCCGGCTCGTCGAACGTGACGGCCGTCCCAGCCACTACGTGCTGCGTGAACCCGCGGCGGTCGCGGACGAGTTCGCGCCTGGGGCCGTCCTGCGGGACGAGGACGCCACCGCCGGAACGGCCGCCGTCCCCGCCTCCGCCTCCCCCGACTCCCGTAAGGAGCAGTGA
- a CDS encoding LysR family transcriptional regulator, which translates to MDLEVRHLRVVRAVADAGSLTRAAVALGMSQPSLTAQLQRIERMLGGPLFIRHRGGASPTALGELVTAKARELLPQLDSVQQQVLSHLGFSDGRLALRYVANPGPLMVRMLEPLRKLFPGAEAKLRTESHVAVVVDLVADRQQDLGAVVEYEGKPRPARREVTEQLVAVEPAFVLLSERHRLAARSELELGDLADDEWVLPPSQGSGLHDAFTAACAGAGFTAVVQHEAEAAAARELVVAGAAIGLGQATFRSTPGIVPRPLRGTPLRLRHSLVWHRDSALASYGPALFERAEQAYAEAITNNPQYPAWLSDHGPLGPARRDTAAR; encoded by the coding sequence ATGGACCTCGAAGTGCGTCATCTCCGAGTGGTACGGGCCGTGGCGGATGCCGGGAGCCTGACCCGCGCAGCCGTCGCACTCGGGATGTCACAGCCTTCCCTGACGGCGCAGTTGCAGCGCATCGAGCGGATGCTCGGCGGGCCGCTGTTCATCCGACACCGCGGCGGCGCCAGCCCGACGGCCCTCGGGGAACTGGTCACCGCCAAGGCCCGCGAACTGCTGCCGCAGCTCGACTCGGTGCAGCAGCAGGTGCTGTCCCATCTCGGCTTCTCCGACGGCCGGTTGGCGCTGCGCTACGTCGCGAACCCGGGCCCGCTGATGGTGCGGATGCTGGAGCCGCTGCGCAAGCTCTTCCCCGGCGCCGAGGCCAAGTTGCGCACGGAGTCGCATGTCGCCGTGGTCGTCGATCTCGTCGCGGACCGGCAGCAGGACCTCGGCGCGGTGGTGGAGTACGAGGGCAAGCCGCGTCCGGCGCGCCGCGAGGTGACGGAGCAACTGGTCGCCGTGGAACCGGCGTTCGTGCTCCTCTCGGAGCGGCACCGGCTGGCCGCGCGGTCCGAGCTGGAACTCGGCGACCTCGCCGACGACGAGTGGGTGCTGCCGCCCAGCCAGGGCAGCGGTCTCCACGACGCCTTCACGGCGGCGTGCGCGGGCGCGGGGTTCACCGCAGTGGTCCAGCACGAGGCGGAGGCCGCCGCGGCCCGCGAACTCGTCGTCGCGGGCGCCGCGATCGGCCTCGGGCAGGCCACCTTCCGCAGCACCCCGGGCATAGTGCCGCGCCCGCTGCGGGGCACCCCCTTACGGCTGCGCCACTCCCTGGTATGGCACCGCGACAGCGCGCTCGCCTCGTACGGCCCGGCGCTCTTCGAACGTGCGGAACAGGCGTACGCGGAAGCGATCACCAACAACCCGCAGTATCCGGCCTGGTTGAGCGACCACGGTCCGCTGGGGCCCGCACGCCGGGACACGGCGGCGCGCTGA
- a CDS encoding DeoR/GlpR family DNA-binding transcription regulator, with protein sequence MPGIAEHERQQEVLRLLEGTGKVSVPELAERLGVSVVTVRKDLDALERRRILRRVRGGAVAVRGADEGAFEMRVRYRVPEKQAIARAAAELVRDGDAIGLDCSTTCYHLAREIRDRSGLIVVTNGLRAAEVLSESDATVVMPGGTLRRSSWSLVGDVGDAFHGRGRLARGFFGLRSLSPELGLLELSAEETEAKRTLVSLCDEVYGLFDSSKVGRFALHAFVRPAQVDGLITDAAASGELAAQWRAVGVPVRRVPVRGGAADVPEEGSDAAREAPAEAPHESNGAQGTAPAAEDGST encoded by the coding sequence ATGCCGGGTATCGCGGAGCACGAGCGTCAGCAGGAGGTGCTGCGGCTGCTCGAGGGGACGGGCAAGGTGAGCGTGCCCGAACTGGCCGAGCGCCTGGGCGTGTCCGTGGTGACGGTACGCAAGGACCTCGACGCGCTGGAGCGCCGGAGGATCCTCCGCCGGGTACGCGGGGGCGCCGTCGCCGTGCGGGGCGCGGACGAGGGCGCGTTCGAGATGCGGGTGCGCTACCGCGTACCGGAGAAGCAGGCCATCGCCCGAGCCGCCGCCGAACTCGTCCGGGACGGCGACGCGATCGGCCTCGACTGCAGCACGACCTGCTACCACCTGGCCCGCGAGATCCGCGACCGCAGCGGCCTGATCGTCGTCACCAACGGCCTGCGGGCGGCCGAGGTCCTCAGCGAGTCCGACGCCACCGTCGTGATGCCCGGCGGAACCCTGCGTCGCTCCTCCTGGTCGCTGGTGGGGGACGTCGGGGACGCCTTCCACGGACGTGGCCGCCTGGCCCGGGGCTTCTTCGGGCTCCGCTCCCTCTCACCCGAACTGGGCCTGCTGGAGCTGTCAGCGGAGGAGACCGAGGCGAAGCGCACGCTGGTGTCGCTGTGCGACGAGGTGTACGGGCTCTTCGACTCCAGCAAGGTCGGCCGATTCGCGCTCCACGCATTCGTCAGGCCCGCGCAGGTCGACGGACTGATCACGGACGCCGCCGCGTCGGGTGAACTGGCGGCGCAGTGGCGGGCGGTGGGGGTACCCGTACGGCGGGTGCCCGTACGAGGCGGAGCGGCGGACGTACCGGAGGAAGGATCGGATGCGGCGCGGGAAGCACCGGCCGAGGCACCGCACGAATCGAACGGGGCGCAGGGGACGGCCCCCGCGGCGGAGGACGGGTCGACGTGA
- a CDS encoding rhamnulokinase, giving the protein MNARRHVLAVDLGAESGRVVLGGFDGSVIHTREAHRFPNTPRTGDDGVLRWDLSRLWRDVCEGLAKAAELAPGPIDSIGVDTWGLDYGFVDEHGRLVDDPVSHRDGRTRGMLAEAARLVGRERLYADTGTQLMEFNTVFQMLADVRYGRGGRGSRGGRAGLREQDDRGGGRVPRQGPTKGYDAGSRMLMLPDLFHRLLCGSDVAEYTAVSTSGAYDMTRRRWATGLLDDLGIPTGVLPEVVDPGTDLGGLLPGVADHPAYRHTRVVAPGSHDTASAVVSVPFTDASAAYISSGTWSLVGVERTEGPLVDEDSRLANLTNEGGVGGTIRLLRNCMGLWLLQECRNQWAREGHRYGYGELAALAARSVAGRSVVNPDHRNFVTPGDMPARIRRYCERTGQPVPEGAAATARTVVDSLAFGYRMVLEDLARVTGRPPTAAHIVGGGSRNGLLNQLTADVSGLPVLAGPVEATALGNMLVQLMALGEVADLAEMREIVRAGQRPTLYEPAGDGSAEERYRRYREWAAADSAEAGITG; this is encoded by the coding sequence GTGAACGCCCGCCGTCATGTGCTCGCCGTGGACCTCGGGGCCGAGAGCGGACGTGTCGTCCTCGGCGGCTTCGACGGCTCGGTGATCCATACCCGTGAGGCGCACCGCTTCCCCAACACCCCGCGCACCGGCGACGACGGCGTGCTCCGCTGGGACCTCTCCCGGCTCTGGCGGGACGTATGCGAAGGGCTGGCCAAGGCCGCGGAGCTGGCGCCCGGCCCGATCGACTCCATAGGCGTGGACACCTGGGGCCTGGACTACGGATTCGTCGACGAGCACGGCAGGTTGGTCGACGATCCCGTCAGCCACCGCGACGGGCGCACTCGCGGCATGCTCGCCGAAGCGGCGCGGCTGGTGGGCCGCGAGCGGCTCTACGCGGACACCGGCACGCAGTTGATGGAGTTCAACACCGTCTTCCAGATGCTGGCGGACGTCCGGTACGGGCGCGGAGGCCGGGGAAGTCGGGGAGGCCGGGCCGGCCTGCGAGAGCAGGACGACCGGGGCGGCGGCCGAGTGCCCCGGCAGGGGCCGACGAAGGGATACGACGCGGGCAGCCGCATGCTGATGCTGCCGGACCTGTTCCACCGGCTGCTCTGCGGAAGCGACGTCGCCGAGTACACCGCCGTCAGTACGAGCGGCGCGTACGACATGACGCGGCGGCGGTGGGCGACCGGGCTCCTCGACGACCTCGGGATACCGACCGGCGTGCTGCCCGAAGTCGTCGATCCCGGAACCGATTTGGGCGGTCTGCTGCCCGGCGTGGCCGACCACCCCGCGTACCGGCACACCCGTGTCGTCGCCCCGGGCAGCCATGACACGGCGAGTGCGGTGGTGAGCGTTCCGTTCACCGACGCCTCGGCCGCGTACATCTCCTCCGGCACCTGGTCGCTGGTGGGTGTGGAGAGGACCGAAGGGCCGCTCGTCGACGAGGACTCGCGCCTCGCGAACCTCACCAACGAGGGCGGAGTCGGCGGCACCATACGGCTGCTGCGCAACTGCATGGGGCTGTGGCTGCTCCAGGAGTGCCGCAACCAGTGGGCACGCGAGGGCCACCGCTACGGCTACGGCGAACTGGCCGCGCTGGCCGCCCGGTCGGTCGCCGGGCGGAGCGTGGTCAACCCCGACCACCGGAACTTCGTGACGCCCGGCGACATGCCCGCCCGCATCCGCCGGTACTGCGAGCGTACGGGCCAGCCCGTACCGGAGGGAGCGGCGGCGACCGCCCGGACCGTCGTCGACAGCCTCGCCTTCGGCTACCGCATGGTCCTGGAGGACCTGGCGCGCGTCACCGGCCGTCCGCCGACCGCGGCACACATCGTGGGCGGCGGCTCACGCAACGGCCTGCTCAACCAGCTCACCGCGGACGTGAGCGGACTGCCCGTACTGGCGGGGCCGGTGGAGGCGACGGCGCTGGGCAACATGCTCGTCCAGCTCATGGCCCTCGGCGAGGTCGCGGACCTCGCGGAGATGCGCGAGATCGTACGGGCCGGACAGCGGCCGACCCTCTACGAGCCCGCCGGGGACGGCTCGGCGGAGGAACGCTACCGCCGCTACCGGGAGTGGGCCGCGGCCGACTCGGCGGAGGCGGGGATCACGGGGTGA
- a CDS encoding autoinducer 2 ABC transporter substrate-binding protein — protein MRVSRGVAVGVAVTVSASLTLAGCSKKNDGLGGSSGGDGPKVAFVPKVQGIPYFEAMNKGGKQAAKDLGAQWIYKGPTTADPGAQTDIVKSLLQQRVDVLAVAPNDPDSMPPILRDAKDQGVHPMTSDTDAPNSTREVFVNQATPKGISKALTDTLMKETDGKGKYAIVSCGQTAENLNSWIKEQKKYTAEKYPDAKIVDIVYAGEDEAKAVSMAKDLMNAHPDLKGLVGECTTSAPGVAKAVREAGKTGKIATTGVGTPKSMKPYLEDGSSAGAVLWDVQALGYLTVWAGKQVSEGKPFKRTNRVSDKLPAVKYFPERKELLLGEPLRITKDNADDYDY, from the coding sequence ATGCGCGTATCGCGAGGTGTCGCCGTGGGTGTCGCGGTGACGGTGTCGGCGTCGCTGACGCTGGCGGGGTGCAGCAAGAAGAACGACGGATTGGGCGGATCGTCGGGCGGCGACGGGCCGAAGGTCGCCTTCGTGCCCAAGGTGCAGGGCATTCCGTACTTCGAGGCGATGAACAAGGGAGGCAAGCAGGCAGCGAAGGACCTGGGCGCGCAGTGGATCTACAAGGGGCCCACGACGGCCGATCCCGGCGCGCAGACCGACATCGTCAAGTCGCTGCTCCAGCAGCGGGTCGACGTGCTGGCCGTGGCGCCGAACGACCCCGACTCCATGCCGCCGATCCTGCGCGACGCCAAGGACCAGGGCGTACACCCGATGACCTCCGACACCGACGCCCCCAACTCCACCCGTGAGGTCTTCGTCAACCAGGCCACTCCGAAAGGCATCAGCAAGGCGCTGACGGACACGCTGATGAAGGAGACCGACGGCAAGGGCAAGTACGCGATCGTCTCCTGCGGTCAGACGGCCGAGAACCTCAACTCCTGGATCAAGGAGCAGAAGAAGTACACGGCGGAGAAGTACCCCGACGCGAAGATCGTCGACATCGTGTACGCGGGCGAGGACGAGGCCAAGGCCGTCTCGATGGCCAAGGACCTGATGAACGCGCACCCCGACCTCAAGGGCCTCGTAGGGGAGTGCACCACGTCGGCGCCGGGCGTGGCCAAGGCCGTACGGGAGGCCGGGAAGACCGGGAAGATCGCGACCACGGGCGTGGGGACGCCGAAGTCGATGAAGCCCTATCTCGAGGACGGTTCCTCCGCGGGCGCCGTGCTGTGGGACGTCCAGGCGCTGGGCTATCTGACGGTGTGGGCAGGCAAGCAGGTCAGCGAGGGCAAGCCGTTCAAGAGGACCAACCGGGTCAGCGACAAGCTGCCCGCGGTCAAGTACTTCCCGGAGCGCAAGGAGCTGCTGCTCGGCGAGCCGCTGCGCATCACCAAGGACAACGCGGACGACTACGACTACTGA